The Carassius auratus strain Wakin chromosome 40, ASM336829v1, whole genome shotgun sequence genome has a segment encoding these proteins:
- the LOC113058214 gene encoding uncharacterized protein LOC113058214 isoform X1: MVLIDWQCRFCFAKRSEIQEEEEVIQSEHFLCRFKIEIQLHLPLLRYWSSVAYLAKTCKPNFQELDRFTQRFIHIFKAKGGDIGCKLKKILQQIENEKSEIIGRRTAVLHGLPLLLRADPTDFYKTCFDCDDKGEMSGISIGILFVIPEDSATVPYCLHLDATFTAIILEGRVVMDDLGNLPKAMCLLFWLIYALNVEYPAVLKNMFDFFQSVIVTRGKSLKPEKSPVAVTLLCHD, from the exons atg GTGCTCATTGATTGGCAGTGTCGGTTCTGCTTTGCCAAAAGGAGTGAAatccaggaggaggaggaggtgatCCAGTCGGAACATTTTCTATGCAGATTTAAAATCGAAATTCAACTTCATTTACCACTTTTGAG atattgGAGTTCAGTCGCATATCTGGCAAAAACCTGCAAACCGAATTTTCAAGAACTGGACAGATTCACTCAACGGTTCATTCATATCTTCAAGGCCAAAGGGGGAGACATTGGATGTAAGCTTAAGAAGATTCTGCAACAGATTGAAAATGAG AAATCTGAAATCATTGGTAGGCGAACAGCCGTTCTTCATGGCCTTCCACTTCTCCTTAGAGCAGACCCGACTGATTTTTACAAGACATGTTTT GACTGTGATGACAAAGGAGAGATGTCCGGAATTTCAATCGGAATATTGTTTGTGATACCTGAGGACTCTGCAACCGTGCCTTACTGTTTGCATCTGGATGCCACATTCACTGCAATTATTTTGGAAGGTAGAGTTGTAATGGATGATCTGGGAAACCTTCCCAAAGCAATGTGCctgcttttttggctcatttatGCTCTGAATGTAGAGTATCCTGCTGTACTGAAGAACATGTTTGATTTCTTTCAAAGTGTGATTGTCACTCGGGGCAAGTCTCTCAAACCTGAAAAATCGCCTGTTGCTGTAACATTGTTGTGCCATGATTGA
- the LOC113058214 gene encoding uncharacterized protein LOC113058214 isoform X2 yields MVLIDWQCRFCFAKRSEIQEEEEVIQSEHFLCRFKIEIQLHLPLLSSVAYLAKTCKPNFQELDRFTQRFIHIFKAKGGDIGCKLKKILQQIENEKSEIIGRRTAVLHGLPLLLRADPTDFYKTCFDCDDKGEMSGISIGILFVIPEDSATVPYCLHLDATFTAIILEGRVVMDDLGNLPKAMCLLFWLIYALNVEYPAVLKNMFDFFQSVIVTRGKSLKPEKSPVAVTLLCHD; encoded by the exons atg GTGCTCATTGATTGGCAGTGTCGGTTCTGCTTTGCCAAAAGGAGTGAAatccaggaggaggaggaggtgatCCAGTCGGAACATTTTCTATGCAGATTTAAAATCGAAATTCAACTTCATTTACCACTTTTGAG TTCAGTCGCATATCTGGCAAAAACCTGCAAACCGAATTTTCAAGAACTGGACAGATTCACTCAACGGTTCATTCATATCTTCAAGGCCAAAGGGGGAGACATTGGATGTAAGCTTAAGAAGATTCTGCAACAGATTGAAAATGAG AAATCTGAAATCATTGGTAGGCGAACAGCCGTTCTTCATGGCCTTCCACTTCTCCTTAGAGCAGACCCGACTGATTTTTACAAGACATGTTTT GACTGTGATGACAAAGGAGAGATGTCCGGAATTTCAATCGGAATATTGTTTGTGATACCTGAGGACTCTGCAACCGTGCCTTACTGTTTGCATCTGGATGCCACATTCACTGCAATTATTTTGGAAGGTAGAGTTGTAATGGATGATCTGGGAAACCTTCCCAAAGCAATGTGCctgcttttttggctcatttatGCTCTGAATGTAGAGTATCCTGCTGTACTGAAGAACATGTTTGATTTCTTTCAAAGTGTGATTGTCACTCGGGGCAAGTCTCTCAAACCTGAAAAATCGCCTGTTGCTGTAACATTGTTGTGCCATGATTGA